Proteins encoded together in one Synechococcus sp. A15-62 window:
- the mfd gene encoding transcription-repair coupling factor has protein sequence MPLRSLVTKLQGTALTGELDERSSRAQRLLMRGAGRCSRALVASALAQRRGAPLLVVVPTLEEAGRWTALLELMGWSQASLYPTSEGSPYEPFDPTSEITWGQLQVLSDLLGDPDASSWAIVATERCLQPHLPPPDVLKTKTRILRKGDQVDLEALGETLAQLGYERVTTIEQEGSWSRRGDIVDIFPVSSELPVRLEFFGEELDKLREFDPASQRSLDPVDALRLTPTGFGPLIADQLRETMPDGLEPLLGAAGTEQLLNGGTPEGMRRLMGLAWGQPSSLLDYLPDTTTVVIDERRQGLAHGQQWLSHVEEHHHDMAAEAGLDDGDRDRLWPAVLHREIEAAYALTEVFHGFDMAELLEVDQHPNSFDLASRPVAAYPNQFGKLGELIKGFQTERTAVWLVSAQPSRAVALLEEHDCISRFVPNAGDSNAISRLIEQNTPVALKVRGTAELEGLQLPAWRIALVTDREFFGQQSLSSSGYVRRRRKAASRTVDPNKMRPGDFVVHRNHGIGRFKAMEKLAISGDIRDYLVVQYADGILRVAADQLGSLGRYRATSETPPQLNRMGGTAWNKAKERAKKAVRKVALDLVKLYAERQQAAGFAFPTDGPWQVEMEESFPYDPTPDQLKATADVKRDMERQEPMDRLVCGDVGFGKTEVAIRAIFKAITAGKQVAMLAPTTVLAQQHWRTLSERFAPYPIKVALLNRFRTASERKSILDGLKQGTIDAVVGTHQLLSKGASFQELGLLVVDEEQRFGVNQKEKIKVLRKDVDVLTLSATPIPRTLYMSLSGVREMSLITTPPPLRRPIKTHLASLDPEAVRSAIRQELDRGGQVFYVVPRVEGIEEVAAGLREMLPGLKLLVAHGQMAEGELENAMVAFNAGEADVMLCTTIVESGLDIPRVNTILIEDAHRFGLAQLYQLRGRVGRSGIQAHAWLFYPGNASLSDTARQRLRAIQEFAQLGSGYQLAMRDMEIRGVGNLLGVQQSGQMETIGFDLYMEMLQESLAEIQGQDIPSVEDTQVDIPVTAFVPADWITDPDEKIAAYRAAADCLTAEALVELAAGWADRYGALPAAVVSLLQLMELKLLAKRCGFSRIKPEKPNIVLETPMEEPAFRLLRQGLPQHLHGRLVYQAGSGIQHKVMARGLGVLPMEKQLEQLMEWLRLMAAQIPDADGKTEAQRQEELRAKNAEVVQV, from the coding sequence ATGCCGCTCCGTTCCCTGGTGACCAAGTTGCAGGGAACTGCACTCACCGGTGAGCTTGATGAGCGCTCAAGCCGCGCCCAACGCTTGTTAATGCGCGGAGCAGGTCGGTGCAGCCGAGCTCTGGTGGCCAGCGCGCTGGCACAACGACGCGGCGCACCTCTGCTTGTTGTGGTGCCAACACTTGAGGAAGCGGGACGCTGGACGGCGCTGTTGGAATTGATGGGGTGGAGCCAGGCCAGCCTGTACCCCACCAGCGAAGGCTCTCCCTATGAACCCTTCGATCCCACAAGTGAGATCACCTGGGGGCAACTTCAGGTTCTGAGTGACCTGCTTGGAGACCCGGATGCTTCGAGCTGGGCGATCGTGGCCACGGAACGTTGTTTGCAGCCCCATCTCCCCCCACCGGACGTTCTGAAAACGAAGACGCGCATCTTGCGCAAAGGGGATCAAGTTGATTTGGAGGCATTGGGTGAGACGCTCGCTCAACTTGGCTACGAGCGGGTCACCACCATTGAGCAGGAGGGGAGTTGGAGCCGTCGCGGCGACATCGTCGACATCTTCCCTGTGAGCAGTGAGCTGCCTGTTCGACTCGAATTTTTCGGAGAGGAGCTCGACAAGCTGCGGGAATTCGATCCAGCCAGCCAACGCTCCCTGGACCCCGTCGATGCGCTCCGACTCACACCAACAGGATTTGGGCCTCTGATCGCGGACCAGCTCAGGGAGACGATGCCCGATGGACTGGAGCCATTGCTTGGTGCTGCGGGCACGGAGCAGCTTCTGAACGGGGGGACACCGGAGGGTATGCGCCGGCTGATGGGTCTCGCCTGGGGGCAACCCTCCTCGCTTCTCGACTACCTGCCGGACACCACAACGGTGGTGATCGATGAGCGACGCCAGGGCTTGGCACACGGACAACAGTGGCTCAGCCATGTGGAGGAACATCACCACGACATGGCTGCTGAGGCGGGCCTGGACGATGGAGATCGTGATCGGCTCTGGCCAGCGGTTCTGCACAGAGAGATTGAAGCCGCCTACGCCCTGACGGAGGTTTTCCATGGCTTTGACATGGCAGAACTGCTGGAAGTTGACCAGCACCCCAACAGCTTCGACCTCGCCAGCCGCCCTGTTGCGGCCTACCCCAACCAATTCGGAAAACTCGGGGAACTGATCAAGGGATTTCAAACTGAGCGCACGGCGGTTTGGTTGGTGTCTGCACAACCCAGCCGAGCTGTTGCTCTGCTGGAGGAGCACGACTGCATCAGTCGGTTTGTGCCGAACGCGGGAGACAGCAATGCCATTTCTCGTCTGATTGAGCAGAACACCCCCGTCGCGTTGAAGGTGAGGGGCACGGCCGAACTTGAGGGTTTGCAGCTTCCGGCCTGGCGGATTGCCCTGGTCACCGACCGTGAATTCTTTGGCCAGCAGAGCCTGAGCTCCAGTGGTTATGTGCGCCGTCGCCGCAAGGCCGCCAGCCGCACGGTTGATCCCAACAAGATGCGGCCGGGCGATTTCGTGGTGCATCGGAACCATGGCATCGGCCGCTTCAAAGCCATGGAAAAACTCGCGATCTCAGGCGACATCCGGGACTACCTCGTTGTGCAGTACGCCGATGGAATCCTTCGGGTTGCTGCCGATCAACTCGGCAGCCTGGGCCGTTATCGCGCCACGAGCGAAACACCTCCGCAGCTCAACCGCATGGGTGGTACGGCCTGGAACAAGGCCAAGGAGAGGGCCAAGAAGGCGGTTCGCAAGGTTGCCCTTGATCTGGTGAAGCTGTACGCGGAACGGCAACAGGCTGCTGGCTTTGCCTTCCCCACCGACGGCCCCTGGCAGGTGGAAATGGAGGAGTCGTTCCCCTATGACCCGACGCCAGATCAACTGAAGGCCACGGCCGACGTGAAACGGGACATGGAACGGCAGGAACCAATGGACCGTCTGGTGTGCGGGGACGTTGGCTTCGGCAAGACCGAAGTTGCGATCCGCGCGATCTTTAAAGCCATCACCGCTGGGAAGCAGGTGGCGATGCTGGCTCCTACAACCGTGTTGGCTCAGCAGCACTGGCGCACGCTCTCGGAACGCTTCGCGCCGTATCCGATCAAGGTGGCTCTGCTCAATCGGTTCCGAACAGCGTCGGAACGCAAATCCATTCTCGATGGCCTGAAGCAGGGAACCATCGACGCCGTGGTGGGAACCCACCAGTTGCTCAGCAAAGGAGCGTCATTCCAAGAGCTTGGTCTGTTGGTGGTGGATGAAGAACAGCGCTTCGGTGTGAACCAGAAGGAAAAGATCAAAGTGCTGCGGAAGGACGTGGACGTCCTCACCCTGTCGGCAACGCCGATTCCCAGAACGCTCTACATGAGCCTTTCGGGGGTGCGAGAGATGAGTCTGATCACCACACCACCGCCGCTGCGCCGTCCGATCAAGACGCACCTGGCTTCGTTGGATCCGGAGGCGGTGCGGAGCGCCATCCGCCAGGAACTGGATCGTGGGGGCCAGGTGTTCTACGTGGTTCCCCGGGTCGAGGGAATTGAGGAGGTGGCCGCAGGGCTACGGGAGATGCTGCCAGGCCTGAAGCTTTTGGTGGCTCACGGTCAGATGGCCGAGGGCGAGCTGGAGAACGCCATGGTGGCGTTCAACGCCGGCGAAGCCGACGTGATGCTGTGCACCACGATTGTGGAAAGCGGCCTGGACATCCCACGCGTCAACACGATCCTGATTGAGGACGCCCACCGTTTTGGCCTGGCCCAGCTGTACCAATTGCGGGGACGGGTCGGCCGCAGCGGGATTCAGGCCCACGCCTGGTTGTTCTATCCCGGCAACGCATCACTGAGCGACACCGCCCGTCAGCGGCTCCGCGCTATCCAGGAGTTCGCCCAATTGGGCAGTGGTTATCAGCTCGCCATGCGGGATATGGAGATCCGTGGGGTCGGCAATCTTCTCGGCGTGCAGCAAAGCGGCCAGATGGAAACCATCGGCTTTGACCTCTACATGGAAATGCTGCAGGAATCCCTGGCTGAAATTCAGGGTCAAGACATCCCCAGCGTTGAAGACACCCAGGTGGACATCCCCGTCACAGCCTTCGTGCCTGCGGACTGGATCACTGACCCCGATGAAAAGATCGCGGCCTACAGAGCTGCAGCCGACTGTCTCACCGCCGAGGCCCTGGTGGAGCTGGCTGCGGGATGGGCCGATCGCTACGGAGCGCTGCCCGCTGCCGTGGTGTCGCTTCTGCAGCTGATGGAACTCAAACTTCTGGCGAAGCGGTGCGGCTTTTCAAGGATCAAGCCGGAGAAGCCCAACATCGTGCTTGAAACTCCCATGGAGGAACCGGCGTTCCGTTTGCTGCGCCAGGGATTGCCCCAGCATCTGCATGGCCGTTTGGTGTATCAGGCCGGCAGCGGTATCCAGCACAAGGTGATGGCCCGCGGTCTCGGTGTTCTCCCCATGGAGAAGCAACTGGAACAACTGATGGAATGGCTGCGTCTGATGGCAGCCCAAATTCCCGACGCCGACGGCAAAACCGAGGCACAGCGGCAGGAGGAGCTTCGCGCCAAGAACGCAGAGGTGGTTCAGGTCTGA